A portion of the Marinobacter alexandrii genome contains these proteins:
- the hemW gene encoding radical SAM family heme chaperone HemW, with the protein MAGIYIHIPFCRQACHYCDFHFSTNLSKQDEMVDAIILELKEREDYLEEPVKTIYFGGGTPSLLKEVQLKKIMASLQDHYEIDNEAEITLEANPEDLTLDQANSIFDNGINRLSIGIQTFNSEKLNWMNRAHNSNQSISAYENARKVGFKNISLDLIYAIPDHNRKEWETDLATLSDLEPEHISLYGLTIEDKTVFGKWEREQKLIEVPEDEAAKQYLFAIDFLTSNGFIQYEVSNFGKAGFSSRHNNAYWNGVPYLGVGPGAHSFNSTSRRFNMRNNAQYLRALHKNEPYSETETLSKVQLVNEKILTQLRTNQGLLIEEIDQGLLINFMAHHDALIREMVSQNLVEIDNKHIRLKPHGFLVADEIALRLFFPE; encoded by the coding sequence ATGGCAGGCATTTACATTCATATTCCTTTTTGCAGACAGGCATGTCATTATTGTGATTTTCATTTCAGCACTAATCTCTCCAAGCAAGATGAAATGGTCGATGCAATCATACTGGAATTGAAAGAAAGAGAAGATTACTTAGAAGAGCCTGTAAAGACTATCTATTTTGGCGGAGGAACACCTTCTTTGCTCAAAGAAGTTCAATTAAAAAAAATAATGGCTTCTCTGCAAGATCATTATGAAATAGATAATGAAGCTGAAATAACATTAGAGGCAAATCCAGAAGATCTTACTTTAGATCAAGCAAATTCAATTTTTGATAATGGCATCAATCGTTTGAGTATAGGCATACAAACATTCAACTCAGAAAAGCTCAACTGGATGAATCGTGCGCACAATTCTAATCAATCAATCTCTGCGTATGAAAATGCCAGAAAAGTAGGATTCAAAAACATTTCTCTAGATCTTATTTATGCGATCCCAGATCATAACAGAAAAGAGTGGGAGACCGATTTAGCTACTCTAAGTGATTTAGAACCAGAGCATATTTCATTATATGGATTGACAATAGAGGATAAAACTGTCTTTGGAAAATGGGAACGTGAACAAAAGCTTATAGAAGTTCCAGAAGATGAGGCAGCAAAACAGTATTTGTTCGCAATAGATTTTTTAACATCTAATGGATTTATTCAGTATGAAGTATCCAATTTCGGTAAGGCCGGATTCTCTTCAAGACACAATAACGCTTATTGGAATGGGGTCCCCTATTTAGGTGTTGGTCCTGGGGCACACTCATTTAATAGTACATCAAGGCGCTTCAATATGCGCAACAATGCGCAATACCTCAGAGCTTTACATAAAAATGAACCATATTCAGAAACTGAAACCTTATCTAAAGTTCAGCTTGTCAATGAAAAAATACTTACGCAGCTAAGGACTAATCAAGGCCTATTGATTGAAGAAATTGATCAAGGATTACTGATCAATTTTATGGCTCATCATGATGCTCTAATTCGAGAAATGGTTTCGCAGAATCTTGTGGAAATAGACAACAAGCACATCCGCTTAAAGCCTCATGGGTTTCTTGTTGCAGATGAAATAGCTTTGCGCCTGTTTTTTCCCGAATAA
- a CDS encoding DUF4271 domain-containing protein: protein MKILFTCLLLPVCLLTFSQQDTIVITDYTKILVEIDNDGDISPIASLDIEKAGFFINAKPQGQIRICHPDLFVWVNGRLFDKISGCKIYDPDSLLGGSKMDTLYLSLSSKSSLDQLVCELIIYEELLVVKEEVSAPRNSRSILSEFVIISLIFLLILLGVIVSSQSSRVSYMASKTFTFKISAYEFVNTNFYSGSSMYLLSFFSVALAFLGIYLSNLLGLGWVEQKSIFGLLWIWLQFSVVIFLIIIMKWIVVSLIAKLFYFKGLKNFQLFDFLNFNLVLLIPVLGFIALDFVLNNEYSSWVSSGFVIVFPIILILFVLWFTLKFVNNSPRKKLVIISYLCATEIIPATILLGWFFK, encoded by the coding sequence ATGAAAATACTTTTTACGTGCCTTCTACTACCTGTATGCTTGTTGACCTTTAGTCAGCAAGACACAATTGTCATCACTGATTACACGAAAATACTGGTCGAGATTGACAATGATGGTGATATTTCACCTATAGCTTCGCTTGATATTGAAAAAGCAGGTTTTTTCATCAACGCAAAGCCACAAGGACAAATTAGAATTTGTCATCCAGATCTTTTCGTTTGGGTCAATGGAAGATTGTTTGATAAGATTTCTGGTTGTAAAATCTATGATCCAGATTCTTTACTAGGGGGATCTAAAATGGATACACTTTATCTCTCTTTAAGTTCGAAATCAAGTCTGGATCAACTCGTATGTGAGCTTATTATTTATGAAGAATTGTTGGTCGTTAAGGAGGAGGTTTCTGCCCCAAGAAATAGTAGAAGTATACTCTCTGAATTTGTGATTATTAGCCTTATCTTTTTATTGATACTACTTGGGGTTATTGTTAGCTCGCAATCTTCCCGTGTGTCTTATATGGCAAGTAAAACATTCACTTTTAAAATAAGTGCATATGAGTTTGTAAATACGAATTTTTATAGTGGTTCAAGCATGTATTTGCTTTCTTTCTTTTCAGTAGCATTAGCATTTCTGGGGATCTATCTAAGTAACCTATTAGGTCTTGGCTGGGTAGAGCAAAAATCTATCTTTGGACTACTCTGGATTTGGTTACAATTCTCTGTTGTAATTTTTCTGATCATCATTATGAAATGGATTGTGGTTTCTCTGATTGCAAAACTCTTCTATTTCAAAGGGCTTAAAAATTTTCAACTTTTTGATTTCTTGAATTTTAATTTAGTTCTGCTTATTCCTGTATTGGGGTTTATTGCACTGGATTTTGTTCTAAATAATGAATATTCTTCGTGGGTATCTTCAGGCTTTGTTATTGTCTTCCCGATCATATTAATCTTATTCGTTTTATGGTTCACTTTAAAATTTGTTAATAATTCTCCACGTAAAAAACTTGTTATTATTTCCTACCTTTGTGCCACAGAAATCATCCCTGCCACGATTTTGCTTGGATGGTTCTTTAAATAA
- a CDS encoding uroporphyrinogen-III synthase — protein MSAIDDLLVMDKERLKSVKNILVSQPEPSEPNSPYQKLAEKCKVKIDFRQFIEIDPVEIKEFRKQKVNILDHTAVIFTSRNAVDHFFRLATESKIEIPTDMKYFCISETTANYLQKYIVIRKRKIFTGERTAADLLNVIKKHKSEKFIFPCSNIRTEHIPDFLNENGYDWSEATIYRTVASDLSDLDDVTYDVIAFFSPSGIESLLQNFPDFKQNNTRIAAFGPTTSKAVKDAGLILDIQAPLPNAPSMTGALEVYIKEANNL, from the coding sequence ATGAGTGCGATTGATGACCTTTTGGTAATGGATAAAGAGCGTTTGAAGAGTGTAAAAAACATTTTAGTATCACAGCCCGAGCCGTCCGAGCCGAATTCTCCATATCAAAAATTAGCGGAAAAATGCAAAGTGAAAATTGACTTTCGTCAATTCATTGAAATTGATCCAGTAGAGATAAAAGAGTTCCGAAAGCAAAAAGTCAACATACTTGATCATACAGCTGTAATTTTTACCAGTAGAAATGCAGTAGATCACTTTTTCAGACTTGCCACAGAAAGTAAGATTGAAATCCCTACGGATATGAAGTACTTCTGTATTTCAGAGACAACTGCTAATTATCTTCAGAAGTATATAGTCATACGGAAAAGAAAGATTTTCACAGGAGAGCGTACTGCTGCTGATTTGCTTAATGTTATTAAAAAGCATAAATCGGAGAAATTTATTTTCCCATGCTCAAATATCAGAACTGAACATATCCCTGATTTTTTAAATGAGAATGGATATGATTGGTCAGAGGCTACTATCTACCGAACTGTGGCATCAGATTTATCTGACCTTGACGATGTCACCTATGATGTGATCGCTTTCTTTAGTCCTTCAGGTATTGAGTCTCTACTTCAAAATTTCCCTGATTTTAAGCAAAACAATACAAGGATAGCAGCTTTTGGCCCCACTACATCAAAGGCAGTGAAAGACGCAGGGTTAATTCTGGATATTCAAGCACCTTTGCCAAATGCCCCATCGATGACTGGAGCTTTAGAGGTATATATCAAAGAAGCAAATAACCTTTAG
- a CDS encoding PorP/SprF family type IX secretion system membrane protein produces the protein MKNNLRQLFILILILVGQNVFGQNDFFFNHYMFNPSYYNPGWIGTEKQAFVAAHHRTQWAGYDASFDPEGAPTTQLVSLVVPVKSAISGFGVSVSNDRTGPLSSLQARFSVSYSKKVGFGEFSLGIMPALNFLSTNSNYRFEDGGDRLIPVEGESQLKPNLHAGLYFLSNRNYFIGASVENIIEPGFDFGTDAANIIPINYILMAGTTMGLTRDLILNPTILIRSDLNSYTYDISAVAIYQERMWGGLAFRRGESLSLLLGYSFLENNKLKAGYSFDYVIKNRDAKQPTSHEVFLRYDLPDLVFGGRKAVKTPRFTF, from the coding sequence ATGAAAAATAACCTTCGACAGTTATTTATTCTGATCTTAATTCTTGTAGGTCAAAATGTTTTTGGACAGAATGATTTTTTCTTCAATCATTACATGTTCAATCCATCGTACTACAACCCAGGTTGGATTGGGACAGAGAAGCAGGCTTTTGTAGCTGCGCATCACAGAACACAGTGGGCTGGTTATGACGCTTCCTTTGATCCAGAAGGAGCTCCAACGACTCAGCTTGTATCTCTAGTGGTTCCTGTAAAAAGTGCCATATCTGGATTTGGCGTATCAGTTTCCAATGATCGAACAGGACCATTAAGTTCCTTACAAGCAAGGTTTTCAGTTTCTTACAGTAAAAAAGTTGGTTTCGGAGAATTTTCACTAGGAATCATGCCTGCACTTAATTTTTTGTCTACAAATAGCAATTATCGATTTGAAGATGGAGGAGATAGGCTTATACCTGTAGAAGGAGAGTCTCAGTTAAAACCTAATCTTCATGCAGGCTTATACTTTCTATCAAATAGAAATTATTTCATTGGTGCATCAGTTGAAAATATTATAGAGCCTGGATTTGATTTTGGTACTGATGCTGCCAACATAATTCCAATCAACTACATTTTAATGGCTGGTACAACAATGGGGCTTACAAGAGATTTAATTCTCAATCCAACTATTCTTATTCGTTCAGATCTAAATTCGTATACCTATGATATAAGTGCGGTAGCCATTTATCAAGAAAGAATGTGGGGAGGGCTTGCTTTCAGAAGAGGAGAATCCTTAAGTCTATTACTTGGATATTCTTTTTTAGAAAACAATAAGCTTAAGGCAGGATACTCATTCGATTATGTAATAAAGAACAGAGATGCGAAGCAGCCGACATCTCATGAAGTGTTTTTGAGGTACGATTTGCCAGATTTAGTATTTGGCGGAAGAAAGGCTGTAAAAACCCCGAGATTCACTTTTTAG
- a CDS encoding SUMF1/EgtB/PvdO family nonheme iron enzyme: MNKMRVFTISNCTVLCCAIILTGCGLFGGDQGDRGELIGAPDRLGWEMTRPFGMVSVPSGTFHMGQADEDVAATQINFNKQVTIGGFFMDDTEITNNEYRQFTQNLQESSEIDLPTGYSIADLIPDTTVWTRDYTHHMGDPLVVYYWSHPAFDDYPVVGVDWNAAKYFSEWRTNYLNDYRSSVGLPVMPNFRLPSEAEWEYASRGGRDMAKYPWGNPYIRNAKGCLLANFKPGRGNYFDDGYAYTSPIGTYFANEYGLYDMAGNVAEWCEDAYNPSAMPLTWDLNPTYFDDNIPFKVIRGGSWKDIAYFLETGTRSYEHQDTTRASIGFRCAMTYLGRSSGYEF; this comes from the coding sequence ATGAATAAAATGCGTGTTTTTACAATATCAAATTGTACTGTCCTTTGCTGTGCCATAATTCTAACAGGTTGTGGTCTTTTTGGCGGAGATCAAGGTGACAGAGGTGAGCTTATAGGAGCTCCGGATAGATTAGGTTGGGAAATGACTAGGCCATTTGGTATGGTCTCAGTTCCTTCTGGAACATTCCATATGGGTCAAGCTGATGAAGATGTAGCTGCTACCCAGATAAATTTTAATAAACAGGTTACCATCGGAGGTTTCTTTATGGATGATACTGAAATCACCAATAACGAATACCGACAGTTCACTCAAAATCTTCAGGAAAGTTCAGAGATCGATTTACCAACAGGGTATTCAATTGCTGACCTGATACCTGATACAACTGTTTGGACAAGAGATTATACTCATCATATGGGTGATCCTTTAGTAGTATACTATTGGTCTCATCCTGCATTTGATGATTATCCTGTTGTTGGGGTTGATTGGAATGCTGCGAAATATTTCAGCGAATGGAGAACCAACTATCTTAATGATTACAGATCAAGTGTAGGTTTGCCTGTTATGCCAAACTTCCGATTGCCTTCTGAAGCAGAATGGGAATATGCCTCTCGAGGTGGAAGAGACATGGCTAAGTATCCTTGGGGTAATCCATATATAAGAAATGCAAAAGGTTGCCTTTTGGCAAACTTTAAACCTGGAAGAGGTAACTATTTTGATGATGGGTATGCTTACACCTCTCCTATTGGAACCTATTTTGCAAACGAGTATGGCCTCTACGATATGGCAGGAAATGTTGCTGAATGGTGTGAAGATGCATATAACCCTTCAGCAATGCCATTAACATGGGATTTGAACCCAACTTATTTTGATGATAATATTCCTTTCAAAGTGATCCGAGGAGGGTCATGGAAAGATATAGCATATTTCTTGGAGACTGGTACTCGTTCTTATGAGCATCAGGATACTACCAGAGCGTCAATCGGATTTAGATGCGCAATGACATATCTAGGAAGATCATCAGGATACGAATTTTAA
- the gldL gene encoding gliding motility protein GldL: MSKKGGFQELLYSTIMPKIYGIGAAVVIVGAMFKILHMPGAALMLGVGLSVEAVIFFLSAFEPKHAEPDWAKVYPELADDYDGPSAAPRKAVPQATGASAQMDKMLADAKVGPELIKSLGDGMRSMASSAKNMANLSDAASATNDYAKNVKSASNSLTEMNKSYASAMEAMSGMADATKDTKEYHGQVQNVTKSLGALNAVYEMELKDAQSHTKALNKFYSNISGALESMADAGKETSAFQAELNKLTSNISALNKVYGNMLTAMRGNQ, from the coding sequence ATGAGTAAAAAAGGCGGATTTCAGGAGCTACTCTATTCCACTATAATGCCTAAAATTTATGGGATAGGAGCTGCGGTTGTAATCGTAGGAGCGATGTTTAAAATACTTCATATGCCTGGTGCAGCCCTTATGTTAGGGGTTGGTCTCTCTGTTGAAGCAGTTATTTTCTTTTTGAGTGCATTCGAACCGAAGCACGCTGAGCCAGATTGGGCTAAAGTTTATCCAGAGTTAGCGGATGATTATGATGGTCCTTCTGCTGCTCCAAGGAAAGCTGTGCCACAAGCAACTGGTGCTTCTGCTCAAATGGATAAAATGCTTGCAGACGCAAAAGTAGGTCCAGAACTTATCAAAAGTCTTGGTGACGGCATGAGAAGTATGGCTTCTTCAGCTAAAAACATGGCTAATCTTAGTGATGCGGCTTCTGCTACTAACGATTATGCTAAAAATGTAAAATCAGCATCTAATTCTCTAACTGAGATGAACAAGTCTTATGCTTCTGCAATGGAGGCAATGTCTGGAATGGCTGACGCAACTAAAGACACGAAGGAATATCATGGCCAAGTTCAAAATGTGACTAAGAGTCTAGGTGCTTTGAATGCCGTTTATGAAATGGAATTGAAAGATGCTCAAAGTCATACAAAAGCATTGAATAAATTCTATTCAAACATTAGTGGTGCGCTTGAAAGTATGGCTGATGCAGGAAAAGAAACTTCTGCATTCCAAGCTGAGCTTAACAAGCTTACTTCGAACATTTCTGCTCTTAATAAAGTATACGGTAATATGCTTACCGCAATGAGAGGTAATCAATAA
- the gldM gene encoding gliding motility protein GldM, producing MAGGKETPRQKMIGMMYLVLTALLALNVSSTVLDKFAFINESLERANAETSERNARTITGMKSAAKDKGNRDDDLKVVSDAETLRAETMKIFSELEEYKETFVEITGDYMEGHKGDRRFINGKTDYDKVGNYMMPIEEGGDGNGARMKELLNGYANYIQKVLKENGADDSKLKQYHKIALDAEEDPIYSKDENQNGKKWSQLAFESSPTHAGLATVSEFQANVLAFETSALDFLVKRVGLKDITFDQIKPVVMPESQYVAAGTKYKADMFIAASASGLNDKLVMTYNGEDAPVVAGVGKVEFTATPGKYDKNGNAKKQIVASIKVPQGGGTDTTFTDTIDYYVVRPVIQIQSQSVNALYFNCGNALDVQVPALGTAYNPSFSASGGDAIKGSQTGQVTIVPKTLRKVILTVSSNGNKIGTREFGVRGIPAPDIKVFTSAGEVNQKDGIPSGTPELFLKAIPDESFAQFLPNDSKFRIAEAEITLVSGGLGRGSVRASETVNLRGMRGRKGDQLVIEIKKVQRQNFRKQVEDFKKFQRFINLSLK from the coding sequence ATGGCAGGAGGAAAAGAAACGCCACGGCAGAAAATGATCGGCATGATGTATTTGGTGCTTACTGCATTGTTGGCACTAAATGTTAGCTCCACGGTCTTGGACAAATTCGCCTTTATCAATGAGAGCTTAGAACGAGCAAATGCTGAAACATCTGAACGAAATGCTCGAACGATTACTGGAATGAAATCTGCCGCAAAAGATAAGGGTAATCGTGATGACGATTTAAAAGTAGTTTCTGATGCTGAGACATTGCGTGCGGAAACAATGAAAATCTTTTCAGAACTCGAAGAGTACAAAGAAACTTTTGTTGAAATCACTGGTGATTACATGGAAGGCCACAAAGGTGATCGCAGATTCATTAATGGCAAGACTGATTATGATAAGGTTGGTAATTATATGATGCCTATTGAAGAAGGTGGGGACGGAAACGGTGCACGAATGAAAGAACTACTAAATGGTTATGCAAATTACATTCAAAAAGTTCTGAAAGAGAATGGTGCAGACGATTCTAAACTAAAGCAATACCACAAGATAGCGCTAGACGCTGAAGAAGATCCTATTTACAGTAAAGATGAAAATCAGAACGGTAAAAAATGGTCACAATTAGCGTTTGAAAGTTCTCCAACTCATGCGGGACTTGCGACAGTTAGTGAATTTCAGGCAAATGTTCTGGCTTTCGAAACGTCTGCATTGGACTTCTTAGTAAAAAGAGTTGGATTGAAGGATATTACATTCGATCAAATTAAGCCTGTAGTTATGCCTGAGTCACAGTATGTGGCTGCCGGTACTAAGTACAAAGCAGATATGTTCATTGCGGCATCCGCTTCTGGTCTAAATGATAAGTTAGTGATGACCTACAATGGAGAAGACGCTCCAGTGGTTGCTGGAGTTGGTAAAGTAGAATTTACTGCAACTCCAGGAAAATACGATAAGAATGGAAATGCGAAGAAACAAATTGTTGCTTCTATTAAAGTGCCTCAAGGAGGAGGAACTGATACCACATTCACAGATACTATAGATTATTATGTAGTACGACCGGTAATCCAAATCCAGTCACAATCAGTTAATGCACTATACTTCAATTGTGGAAACGCTTTAGACGTTCAAGTTCCTGCTTTGGGAACAGCATATAACCCGTCATTCTCTGCAAGTGGAGGAGATGCTATTAAGGGCTCTCAGACAGGTCAGGTGACTATTGTTCCAAAAACTCTAAGAAAGGTTATTTTAACTGTTTCTTCAAATGGAAATAAAATAGGGACAAGAGAATTTGGCGTAAGAGGGATTCCAGCTCCTGATATTAAGGTATTCACAAGTGCTGGAGAAGTGAACCAGAAAGATGGTATTCCTTCGGGAACTCCAGAGTTGTTTTTGAAGGCCATTCCTGATGAAAGTTTCGCGCAATTTTTGCCTAATGATTCAAAATTTAGAATAGCAGAAGCGGAAATTACGCTAGTTAGTGGAGGTCTTGGGCGTGGGTCAGTTAGAGCTAGTGAAACAGTAAACTTACGAGGGATGAGAGGAAGAAAAGGAGACCAACTTGTAATTGAGATAAAGAAAGTTCAAAGACAGAACTTTAGAAAACAAGTGGAGGATTTTAAAAAATTCCAACGCTTTATCAACTTGTCGTTGAAATAA
- the gldN gene encoding gliding motility protein GldN: MRKLGYVIVFSLAISFGYAQEELSPLIKPEVDQTQVMFKKSVWRRMDMKEKQNRPFFSLNGEVSRLLIQAVDEGLLTPYRSDSCINFMPDIIFISNISVEREQNPFVGGGFNSGGFDSFGDDSSADEATEEQADEARQEAIPEEYFSVLYIKEDVIFDRNRSRMYNYIRSLSIALPREAGSLYNPAGFERKVAHFRYDDVVALFRGPYADKAKYYNNNNSGQHMNMSDAFELRLFSAPIIKLSNAQDLDIRQLYADEMANDPMSVIVIQQKYEYDLMEYESELWEY; encoded by the coding sequence ATGAGAAAATTAGGTTATGTAATTGTTTTTAGTCTTGCAATTTCTTTCGGATATGCGCAAGAGGAACTATCTCCTCTTATTAAGCCGGAGGTAGATCAGACTCAGGTGATGTTTAAAAAATCAGTCTGGAGGAGAATGGATATGAAAGAAAAGCAAAATAGGCCTTTCTTTTCGTTAAATGGAGAGGTTTCCCGCCTATTAATACAGGCGGTAGACGAAGGCCTTTTGACGCCATATCGTTCTGATTCATGTATCAATTTTATGCCGGATATCATTTTTATTTCTAATATATCGGTAGAAAGAGAGCAGAACCCATTTGTAGGTGGAGGTTTTAATTCCGGGGGATTTGATTCGTTTGGTGATGACTCAAGTGCTGATGAAGCGACTGAAGAACAGGCGGATGAGGCAAGGCAAGAAGCTATACCTGAGGAATATTTCTCTGTATTGTACATTAAAGAAGATGTAATCTTTGACAGAAATAGATCCAGAATGTACAATTACATTAGATCTTTAAGTATAGCATTACCAAGAGAAGCTGGTTCATTGTATAATCCTGCTGGTTTCGAGAGAAAGGTCGCTCACTTTAGATATGATGATGTAGTTGCATTATTTAGAGGTCCGTATGCTGACAAAGCAAAGTACTATAATAATAATAATTCAGGTCAGCATATGAATATGAGCGATGCTTTTGAGCTTAGACTTTTCAGTGCTCCAATAATCAAATTATCAAATGCACAAGACTTGGATATACGACAACTCTATGCTGATGAAATGGCTAATGATCCTATGAGTGTAATCGTTATTCAACAGAAATATGAATACGACCTGATGGAATATGAATCAGAACTATGGGAATATTAA
- a CDS encoding FISUMP domain-containing protein gives MNIRILLSLFLTAGFLLGHTQEFGELTDSRDEKTYKTVTIDIQLEGGVSVKRTWMAENLAYEVPESFCYKNEPAYCEAYGRLYTFQAAKEACPDGWHVPTIAEWKLLFRTYGGIHDAGIALQKGGESGIDLGLAGFGDPGRVFKNIGISGNYWDAEKKSDNTSGLVSVQKGSKEIFHSVIGDWHRNSCRCVKDY, from the coding sequence ATGAATATTAGAATTTTACTCTCCTTATTTTTAACTGCTGGTTTTTTACTTGGGCATACCCAAGAGTTCGGAGAGTTAACGGATTCCAGAGATGAGAAGACGTATAAGACAGTGACTATTGACATTCAGCTTGAAGGAGGCGTTTCAGTGAAACGCACTTGGATGGCTGAAAACTTGGCTTACGAAGTGCCAGAGTCTTTTTGTTATAAAAATGAGCCTGCTTATTGCGAAGCATACGGTAGACTTTATACATTTCAGGCGGCTAAAGAGGCCTGTCCTGATGGTTGGCATGTTCCTACTATTGCAGAATGGAAACTATTATTCCGAACATATGGTGGAATCCACGATGCTGGAATTGCATTGCAAAAAGGAGGAGAGAGCGGGATCGATCTAGGATTGGCCGGATTTGGTGATCCTGGAAGAGTTTTTAAGAATATTGGTATCAGCGGTAATTACTGGGACGCAGAAAAAAAATCGGATAATACGTCTGGTCTGGTGTCTGTCCAAAAAGGCTCTAAAGAAATCTTCCATAGCGTAATAGGTGATTGGCACAGAAACAGTTGTAGATGTGTGAAAGATTATTAA
- the uvrC gene encoding excinuclease ABC subunit UvrC, with amino-acid sequence MQFQRYSREEYLSLPGKPGIYKFFDSEDNIIYVGKAKNLKKRVSSYFTKTNLDNRKTYKLVAEIKHIEFVIVSSEFDALLLENNLIKENQPRYNILLKDDKSFPSICITKERFPRIYSTRRIDHTKGEYFGPYTSVKAMNGVLDLIRKLHKIRTCKFNLSEENISKKKFKVCLEYHIGNCLGPCEGLQSENDYMKDIEEARKILKGKVSVVRRSYKENMQHASSQLKFEIAQSYKEKTDLLEKFQSKSLIVNQKITNTDVFTMTPEGEKSLFINFMRIENGAIVNSETIEVKKKIEEDDNEVFRFSMFDLRKKYNSESSVILTNKEVEAWEGIEVLLPKIGDKKKLVELSLRNALYFKKEKFSQNSTQPNESVLLKLQEDLRLTELPIHIECFDNSNIQGTNPVASMVCFKNGKPSKSNYRKFNIKTVIGPDDFASMREVVGRRYKHLKKENLDFPNLIVIDGGKGQLSAACDALRELSIYGQIPIIGIAKRLEEIYFPEDSIPIYISKKSPSLKIIQQLRDEAHRFAITFHRQKRSKSSITSSLDSINGIGSTTRDKLMNEFGSIKRLKESSEKDLIDLIGQSKANTILMAIKKGDL; translated from the coding sequence ATGCAATTTCAGCGCTACTCAAGAGAGGAATATCTAAGTCTCCCTGGTAAACCTGGTATTTACAAATTCTTTGATTCAGAAGATAATATCATATACGTTGGGAAAGCTAAAAATCTTAAAAAGAGAGTTTCAAGTTATTTCACAAAAACTAACCTAGACAATCGAAAAACTTATAAGCTCGTTGCTGAAATAAAGCATATCGAATTTGTAATTGTCTCTTCAGAATTTGATGCCTTATTACTCGAGAATAACTTAATCAAAGAGAATCAACCCCGATACAATATTCTTCTAAAGGATGATAAAAGCTTCCCCAGTATCTGTATCACAAAAGAAAGGTTCCCTAGGATTTACTCCACTAGGAGAATTGACCACACGAAAGGTGAATACTTCGGCCCTTATACTAGCGTAAAGGCTATGAATGGGGTACTTGATCTTATTCGGAAATTACACAAAATCCGTACTTGTAAATTCAATCTTTCAGAAGAAAACATAAGCAAAAAGAAATTTAAGGTTTGCCTGGAATATCATATCGGAAACTGCCTTGGCCCATGCGAAGGGTTACAATCAGAGAATGATTATATGAAGGATATTGAAGAAGCGAGGAAAATTTTGAAAGGAAAGGTAAGTGTCGTTAGAAGATCCTACAAGGAAAATATGCAACACGCATCTTCACAACTAAAATTTGAAATCGCACAATCATATAAAGAGAAAACTGATCTTCTTGAGAAATTTCAATCTAAGTCACTTATCGTAAATCAAAAAATCACAAACACAGATGTTTTCACGATGACTCCTGAAGGAGAAAAATCACTTTTCATCAACTTCATGCGAATAGAAAACGGCGCTATTGTGAATTCTGAAACTATAGAAGTAAAGAAAAAAATAGAAGAAGATGACAATGAAGTTTTTCGTTTTTCAATGTTTGATCTTCGAAAGAAATACAATAGTGAAAGCTCAGTCATCTTAACTAACAAAGAAGTAGAGGCATGGGAAGGCATTGAAGTCTTATTGCCTAAGATTGGTGACAAAAAAAAATTAGTAGAATTATCTCTACGAAATGCTCTTTATTTTAAGAAAGAGAAATTTTCCCAGAATTCTACACAGCCAAACGAAAGTGTATTATTGAAGTTACAGGAAGATTTAAGACTCACCGAGCTACCTATACATATTGAATGTTTTGATAACTCAAACATACAAGGCACTAACCCTGTAGCCTCAATGGTATGCTTTAAAAATGGTAAGCCTTCAAAATCCAATTATAGAAAATTTAATATAAAAACCGTAATCGGCCCTGATGATTTCGCTTCAATGAGAGAAGTAGTTGGGAGAAGATATAAGCATCTCAAAAAGGAAAATCTTGATTTCCCAAACCTTATTGTCATTGATGGCGGTAAAGGTCAACTGAGTGCTGCCTGTGATGCACTAAGAGAATTATCTATTTATGGTCAAATTCCTATTATCGGAATAGCAAAGAGACTTGAAGAAATCTATTTCCCAGAAGATTCTATCCCAATTTACATCAGTAAGAAGTCACCGTCCTTAAAGATCATTCAACAGCTGCGTGACGAAGCACATAGGTTTGCCATAACATTCCATCGTCAAAAAAGGAGTAAATCATCAATCACATCATCATTAGATTCTATTAATGGTATAGGAAGTACAACTCGAGATAAATTGATGAATGAATTTGGCAGTATTAAAAGGCTAAAGGAAAGTTCAGAAAAGGATCTCATAGATCTGATAGGACAATCAAAAGCTAATACAATTTTAATGGCCATAAAAAAAGGAGACCTATAG